The following are from one region of the Chanos chanos chromosome 10, fChaCha1.1, whole genome shotgun sequence genome:
- the irs2b gene encoding LOW QUALITY PROTEIN: insulin receptor substrate 2 (The sequence of the model RefSeq protein was modified relative to this genomic sequence to represent the inferred CDS: deleted 1 base in 1 codon), whose amino-acid sequence MASPPPTGGHLFSNVNVNNNNIKKCGYLKKQKHGHKRFFVLKDQSEGFPARLEYYESEKKWKNKSAAKRVIPLDSCLNISKRADAKHKHLIALYTKDEYFAVAAENEQEQENWFRILTDLMNEGKVSDGSASNSASSLVGFDESNYGMITPVSATYKEVWQVNLKSKGLGQSRNLTGVYRLCLSSRTISFVKLNSEVASVTLQLMNIRRCGHSDSFFFIEVGRSAATGPGELWMQADDSVVAQNIHETILEAMKAMKELSEFRPRSKSQSSGTNPISVPTRRHLNNLPPSQTGLPRRSRTDSMAATSPVTKFTSCRIRTASEGDGNMTRPMSVTGSPISPGVNRTHLSRSNTVTARPCRTFESCSLQHSKSMCMPVSHSPPSATSPVSLSSSSGNGSNLESVPRPSSCNVSVSGSPSDQGFISCDDCASSPGDVRHLLTGNRSNTPESFSDTPPSREGSDLSGYVIMERQHSGNLFTHGYGRRTARTGEEGLLDLEKAYRKRTYSLTMPHQKRAPSQVSSASLDEYTLMRATYTNGGHSGRSSHTASPKVSYPEDYGDIEIGSLLKSPSNMLGDDGYMPMTPGVAPQGGRSDNYMPMSPMCVSAPKQILNPRVHPVKVSNGFRANSPSSCSLDDSGYMRMLCGSKLSVDSSDGKLMNGEYLNMSPVDPCVSITPPDYFLGTAGVEQPALLKQSYSYNSLPRCHKPLQPVKNGDTDEYVPMNLQSQKIIEESRSALSGVPEMTATHFPLRQSRLETLFHRSRISRPTRLSLDTLRTLPSMNEHPLPSEPKSPGEYINIDFGSTVQRYSPPSTISTESPASSLSSSSGQRRSPLSDYMNVDLSAQSPKLGDTAPLDPLDAMPELETCPCQPEEEEEERYHLTAQVASTCSTGTSKDDYTEMTFSVTASPSQPVLKPAESTQTTSPTSCVQRLTLSESGGVPAVEAFLLGGATLPAVDPDRGAKVIRADPQGRRRHSSETFSSTTTVTPVFPSFAHDARRHGSASVENVSVSARRSEGSDEEYISTMCRETSAGFQNGLNYIALNLMDEGLATDALVRFKAASCCKGGVNGIHGSPFTSLGFKDTATTVKD is encoded by the exons ATGGCAAGTCCGCCGCCGACGGGTGGACACTTGTTTTCAAACGTGAATGTgaataataacaacataaaGAAATGTGGATAtttgaagaaacagaaacatggaCACAAGCGGTTTTTCGTTCTGAAGGACCAGAGCGAGGGCTTCCCTGCCCGGCTGGAGTACTACGAGAGtgagaagaaatggaaaaacaagtCAGCGGCTAAAAGGGTTATACCTTTGGACTCCTGTCTGAACATCAGCAAGCGAGCAGACGCCAAACATAAACACCTGATTGCCCTTTACACGAAGGACGAGTATTTCGCCGTTGCCGCAGAAAACGAGCAAGAGCAGGAAAATTGGTTTAGAATATTAACGGATTTAATGAACGAAGGGAAAGTGTCCGATGGGTCAGCGTCAAATTCTGCCTCCTCTCTGGTGGGATTCGACGAATCTAACTACGGCATGATTACGCCAGTGAGTGCTACTTACAAGGAGGTATGGCAGGTCAATTTAAAATCTAAAGGACTGGGACAGAGCAGAAATTTAACTGGAGTGTACAGGCTGTGTTTGTCCAGCCGAACGATTAGCTTTGTAAAACTAAACTCGGAGGTCGCGTCAGTCACCCTTCAGCTGATGAACATTCGCCGATGCGGCCATTCGGacagttttttctttattgaggTGGGCAGGTCTGCAGCCACCGGACCTGGTGAATTGTGGATGCAGGCGGACGACTCTGTGGTGGCGCAAAACATCCACGAGACAATTTTGGAGGCGATGAAAGCGATGAAAGAGCTGTCGGAGTTCCGACCGCGCAGCAAAAGCCAGTCCTCAGGTACTAACCCCATCTCCGTGCCCACAAGGCGGCACTTGAACAATCTTCCACCGAGTCAGACGGGGCTGCCGCGGCGGTCACGCACCGACAGCATGGCAGCCACGTCTCCCGTGACTAAATTCACTTCCTGTCGGATACGAACGGCCAGCGAAGGCGACGGGAACATGACGCGGCCAATGTCTGTGACAGGCAGCCCCATCAGCCCCGGCGTAAACAGGACCCATCTTAGCCGGTCCAATACTGTTACAGCCCGCCCCTGTAGAACATTTGAGTCATGCTCTCTTCAGCATAGTAAGTCCATGTGCATGCCTGTCTCTCATTCCCCTCCATCAGCCACCAGCCCGGTCAGCCTGTCCTCCAGTAGTGGGAATGGCTCCAACCTGGAGAGTGTTCCACGCCCCTCTAGCTGcaatgtgtctgtctctgggtCACCTAGTGAC CAGGGCTTCATTTCCTGCGATGACTGTGCATCCAGCCCAGGGGATGTGCGGCACCTGTTAACGGGCAACCGAAGCAACACGCCTGAATCGTTCAGTGACACGCCCCCCTCACGGGAGGGCAGCGACCTGAGCGGATACGTGATTATGGAGAGGCAGCATTCTGGGAACCTTTTCACACACGGCTACGGAAGGCGGACCGCTCGGACCGGAGAGGAAGGCCTGCTGGATTTAGAGAAGGCGTACAGAAAGAGGACATATTCCTTAACCATGCCTCACCAGAAGAGGGCGCCATCACAAGTATCCTCAGCCTCGTTAGACGAATACACGCTTATGAGGGCGACGTACACCAACGGTGGGCATTCGGGGCGCAGCTCCCACACAGCCTCCCCAAAAGTCTCTTACCCGGAGGATTACGGAGACATTGAAATCGGCTCTTTACTGAAAAGCCCCAGTAACATGCTAGGCGATGATGGCTATATGCCCATGACCCCTGGCGTGGCTCCACAGGGTGGCAGAAGCGATAACTATATGCCCATGAGCCCGATGTGTGTCTCGGCTCCCAAGCAAATCCTTAATCCCAGGGTTCACCCAGTCAAAGTGAGCAACGGTTTCAGGGCTAATTCCCCCAGTAGCTGTTCATTGGACGACAGTGGCTACATGAGAATGTTGTGTGGCTCTAAGCTGTCAGTGGACAGCTCTGACGGAAAGCTGATGAACGGTGAGTACCTCAACATGTCTCCTGTGGACCCCTGTGTCTCCATCACTCCCCCAGACTACTTTTTGGGCACCGCAGGTGTTGAGCAGCCTGCCCTTCTCAAGCAGTCTTACTCCTATAACTCTCTGCCTCGCTGTCACAAACCGCTGCAGCCTGTCAAGAACGGAGACACCGACGAGTACGTCCCAATGAACCTGCAAAGTCAAAAAATAATAGAGGAGTCCCGCTCCGCCCTCTCAGGGGTCCCAGAGATGACGGCCACCCACTTCCCCCTCCGGCAGAGCCGGTTAGAGACTCTCTTTCACAGATCCAGGATCAGTCGGCCCACCCGGCTCTCCCTGGACACGCTTCGGACGCTGCCCAGTATGAACGAGCACCCGCTCCCCTCCGAACCTAAAAGCCCCGGAGAGTACATCAACATAGATTTCGGGAGCACTGTCCAGAGGTactcccccccctccaccatTTCTACTGAGAGCCCCGCCTCATCCCTTAGCTCCTCCAGTGGCCAGAGGAGGTCCCCCTTGTCGGACTACATGAATGTTGACTTAAGTGCCCAGTCACCCAAATTAGGGGACACCGCCCCGTTAGACCCCTTGGATGCAATGCCAGAGCTGGAGACGTGCCCGTGCCagcctgaggaggaggaggaggagagataCCACCTCACAGCACAGGTGGCATCCACGTGCTCAACTGGTACGAGTAAAGATGACTACACAGAGATGACATTTAGCGTAACTGCCTCTCCATCTCAACCAGTGCTGAAACCTGCTGAGAGCACCCAGACCACCAGTCCAACCTCCTGTGTGCAGAGGCTAACCCTGAGTGAGAGTGGGGGGGTTCCAGCTGTGGAGGCTTTCCTTCTCGGAGGTGCCACGCTGCCCGCCGTTGACCCTGACCGGGGGGCCAAGGTGATTCGCGCAGACCCTCAGGGTCGCAGGCGCCACAGTTCGGAGACtttctcctccaccaccaccgtCACGCCCGTCTTCCCCTCCTTCGCCCACGATGCCAGGAGGCACGGCTCGGCCTCCGTGGAGAACGTCTCGGTGTCGGCGAGACGCAGCGAAGGCTCGGACGAGGAGTACATCAGCACCATGTGCAGGGAGACGTCGGCTGGCTTTCAGAACGGACTGAACTACATTGCCTTAAACCTGATGGACGAGGGACTGGCCACAGATGCACTTGTCAGATTCAAAGCTGCCAGCTGCTGTAAGGGAGGCGTCAATGGAATACATGGCAGCCCATTTACAAGCCTTGGTTTCAAGGACACAGCAACAACAGTGAAAG